A stretch of the Thunnus thynnus chromosome 7, fThuThy2.1, whole genome shotgun sequence genome encodes the following:
- the LOC137186662 gene encoding olfactory receptor 6E1-like — protein MRSMINSTQVSYFTLGAYFDTGVFKYLLFMVTLSLYMLIICANVLLIVVICMNRSLHEPMYLFLCSLFVNELYGSTGLFPFLLVQILSDIHTVSAPLCFLQNFVLYSYGGVEYLNLAIMSYDRYLAICCPLQYNTRMTFNKIAILIAVTWLCPMLLCFVMTSLTNSLQLCGTIIKKVYCDNYFIVKLACSDTTINNIYGLFVTSLSVFCPLILIIFTYIKILKICFSGSKQTRKKAASTCTPHLISLLNFSCGGGFEIVQSRFNMNNLPNILRIFLSLYWLTCQPLFHPLLYGLNMSKIRIICKSLVFA, from the coding sequence ATGAGGAGCATGATCAACTCTACACAGGTTTCATATTTCACACTTGGTGCCTACTTTGACACTGGAGTTTTTAAATACTTACTTTTTATGGTCACTTTGTCTTTATATATGTTAATTATTTGTGCCAATGTTTTGCTCATTGTGGTTATCTGTATGAACAGAAGCTTACATGAACCTATGTACCTTTTTCTGTGCAGCCTGTTCGTAAATGAACTGTATGGTAGTACAGGGTTGTTTCCATTCCTTCTGGTTCAGATCCTCTCTGACATTCACACTGTTTCTGCTCCCCTTTGTTTCCTGCAAAATTTCGTTTTATACTCTTATGGTGGTGTTGAATATTTAAACTTAGCCATCATGTCTTATGACAGATACCTCGCTATCTGTTGTCCTCTGCAATATAACACACGTATGACATTTAACAAAATTGCCATTCTTATTGCTGTAACATGGTTATGCCCTATGTTACTGTGTTTTGTGATGACATCCTTGACTAACTCCTTACAGCTGTGTGGGACCATTATTAAGAAAGTGTACTGTGATAACTACTTTATTGTCAAACTGGCATGTTCCGATACAACAATCAATAACATCTACGGACTCTTTGTTACTTCGCTCTCAGTCTTTTGTCCTCTAATTCTAATTATTTTCACTTacattaagattttaaaaatatgtttttctggtTCTAAACAGACCAGAAAAAAAGCTGCCAGTACCTGCACACCTCACCTTATCTCTCTGCTGAACTTTTCATGTGGAGGTGGTTTTGAAATAGTACAAAGCAGGTTTAATATGAACAATCTACCCAATATTCTGCGAATCTTTTTGTCGTTATACTGGCTCACATGCCAGCCACTTTTCCATCCTTTACTGTACGGCCTGAATATGTCCAAAATCCGCATTATATGTAAAAGTCTTGTCTTTGCTTAA